The Nitrospira sp. KM1 genome includes a window with the following:
- a CDS encoding BatD family protein: MRLLWFVFGLSMLPAYVSADDAPRSMIRAHLEPAGTVVVGQPMKLIVDVLVTTWFTGAPELPMLDMPGALVTVSDEAPAHLTETIDGVQWFGLSRIYRVTPMEPRDYVIPRLRVQIHQGLVGRPVTVWTPVRRMTARVPAGAEGMAEFFATSRLDVAQTFDRGLPGLRVGDAVTRTIVLTAQGTPGMFLPPISFIEVEGLALYPNAPRVENISKERQGFLAGRRTESVTYTLERAGKYELPSITVQWWDTHRRKLREHLIPPVVLEVSPNPNYRPDIAISSNISARLSAEGEALRPSRLWVVGVLGIVGVIVLLWPQARQFVKKYMARRVERQRQYQDSERAAFARLEKAVRHADDIEAVRCLYQWLDRTGGEEPALVGRSAALAHDDLFERTSKGLLSGRFGPAAVSRSNYSSRDFGRSLHHVRQRLLAEKEMRPEDDERPLAPLNPK; encoded by the coding sequence ATGAGGCTCCTCTGGTTCGTGTTCGGATTGTCCATGCTGCCCGCGTATGTGTCGGCGGACGACGCCCCCCGTTCGATGATACGCGCTCATCTTGAGCCCGCTGGAACCGTGGTCGTGGGTCAACCCATGAAACTGATCGTGGATGTGCTAGTGACGACGTGGTTCACCGGCGCCCCGGAATTACCCATGCTGGATATGCCCGGCGCATTGGTGACTGTATCCGATGAAGCGCCGGCCCATCTGACGGAAACGATCGACGGAGTACAATGGTTCGGTCTCTCCCGGATCTACAGGGTCACACCAATGGAACCGCGCGACTATGTCATCCCTCGCCTGCGGGTCCAAATACATCAAGGGCTAGTCGGGAGACCGGTGACCGTCTGGACACCGGTCCGGAGAATGACGGCGCGCGTTCCAGCGGGAGCCGAAGGGATGGCCGAGTTTTTTGCCACGAGTCGTCTAGACGTCGCCCAGACGTTCGATCGGGGGTTGCCAGGGTTGCGGGTTGGAGATGCCGTGACGCGCACGATTGTCCTGACGGCGCAGGGCACGCCGGGAATGTTTCTTCCTCCCATTTCTTTCATCGAAGTCGAAGGATTGGCCCTCTATCCCAATGCTCCCCGGGTGGAGAACATTTCCAAGGAACGGCAGGGCTTCCTTGCCGGTCGTCGTACCGAGTCGGTCACATACACCCTTGAACGAGCCGGGAAATATGAATTGCCGAGCATTACTGTCCAATGGTGGGATACCCATCGACGCAAGCTGCGAGAACATCTCATCCCCCCCGTTGTGTTGGAGGTATCGCCGAACCCAAATTATCGGCCGGACATCGCCATATCGTCTAACATTTCCGCCCGTCTGTCGGCCGAAGGGGAAGCACTTCGACCGTCACGGTTGTGGGTCGTTGGAGTACTCGGAATTGTCGGAGTGATCGTGCTGCTGTGGCCACAGGCTAGACAATTTGTGAAGAAGTACATGGCCCGGCGGGTCGAACGGCAGCGGCAATATCAAGATTCAGAGCGAGCAGCGTTTGCACGACTTGAGAAAGCGGTTCGTCATGCAGATGATATTGAGGCCGTTCGATGCTTGTATCAATGGCTGGACCGCACGGGAGGCGAGGAGCCGGCGCTTGTGGGACGTTCGGCTGCGTTGGCCCACGATGACCTCTTTGAGAGAACAAGCAAAGGGCTGCTGTCCGGGCGGTTTGGACCTGCAGCGGTCTCACGGTCAAATTATTCAAGTCGAGATTTTGGTCGGTCTTTACACCATGTCCGTCAGCGTCTTTTGGCTGAGAAGGAGATGCGACCGGAAGATGACGAACGGCCGCTCGCACCGCTAAACCCGAAGTGA
- a CDS encoding S9 family peptidase, with protein MSRISKERMEKALEQRKTISAQDYEKVKGMANIVRPLRSVIHKTPDDYGMTGWKDLVIPSDDGTPLEAWYIPAKGGESNKLIIFNHALPMCRAGFPGHLGEPWSMYDAVEIDFVIQYKHLTDAGYNVLTYDIRNHGNSSAANGGLSGIGQWEWRDCVGVKKLVDNHPSLSKMTVGLYSQCMGGNSQYHAIHRRPDLFQNVTCMVSPMVVSMAAIYDAFSELQGVRQYQELIDLELLKMGAFVAAEMTPHLWAASVKMPVLMVQVLKDAWTRNPEDAQKTFDLLASKEKELFWIENTTRRFKDGYNYFGRHPEKVLSFFDSHMK; from the coding sequence ATGAGCAGAATATCCAAAGAGAGAATGGAAAAGGCCCTTGAACAGCGTAAGACCATTTCCGCCCAAGATTATGAGAAGGTAAAAGGGATGGCCAACATCGTCCGTCCCTTACGCAGCGTGATCCACAAAACACCCGACGATTATGGCATGACCGGATGGAAGGATCTCGTCATCCCCTCCGACGACGGCACCCCGCTGGAAGCCTGGTACATTCCAGCCAAGGGTGGAGAGAGCAACAAGCTGATCATCTTCAATCACGCACTCCCGATGTGCCGCGCCGGATTCCCAGGTCATTTGGGTGAGCCGTGGAGTATGTATGACGCAGTCGAGATCGACTTCGTGATCCAATACAAGCATCTGACCGATGCCGGCTATAACGTCCTCACCTATGACATCCGCAACCACGGCAACAGTAGTGCCGCTAACGGCGGCCTGAGTGGCATCGGGCAATGGGAATGGCGTGACTGCGTCGGCGTCAAGAAGCTTGTAGACAACCATCCGTCGCTTTCAAAGATGACGGTCGGCCTCTACAGCCAGTGCATGGGGGGAAACTCGCAATATCATGCCATCCACCGCCGTCCCGACCTATTCCAAAATGTCACATGCATGGTAAGTCCCATGGTGGTCTCCATGGCGGCAATCTACGATGCCTTCTCGGAATTGCAGGGGGTGAGGCAGTACCAGGAATTGATCGATCTAGAACTGCTCAAGATGGGCGCATTTGTCGCTGCCGAGATGACTCCGCACTTGTGGGCCGCGAGCGTGAAGATGCCCGTCCTGATGGTTCAAGTGCTGAAGGACGCGTGGACAAGGAATCCGGAAGATGCACAAAAGACCTTCGACTTGCTTGCGAGCAAGGAGAAGGAGCTGTTCTGGATCGAAAACACCACGAGACGTTTCAAGGATGGCTACAACTACTTCGGGAGGCATCCCGAAAAAGTCCTCTCCTTCTTCGACAGCCATATGAAGTGA
- a CDS encoding VWA domain-containing protein produces MNIELFHFLRPMWLLLMPAAIIIVWIWRKQADPRAQWRDIIEPQLLEHLLVGQKTGVRFKPIHWAAAVIMLGGIAAAGPTWEKEPPPFVEDHALMVVALDLSRTMDAVDVPPTRLERAKQKVRDLAALRSGSRTGLVVYAGTAHLVLPPTEDPELLDLFLGALDTGLMPVSGRHPAEALALADHVLAVESAPGTILFITDGLEETEIPAFIAHSQQSSHQVIALVAGTSQGGPIRGARGRFVTDAHGKPLHAGLDREVFSRLSSAAGVPVASLTIDKTDVEWVQQRALHHLQVMEEKNADVRWREFGYFGTFPLLLLAGFWFRRGWTVRWTPGLVLPLIVATALCLPEPAGANFRFIDLFLTPDQQGRWYFEHGDYVTSAQRYQDPLWKGLAYYRAGDSASALAQFAGLDSAEAFFLMGNCYARRRDYPAAVGAYDNALKRREVFPEATENRRLVASLIPRKPKPPEEGEADPNLDPDDIKFDEKGKRGKPGKIPQFKIQPDQMAKLWMRNLHVSPAAFLREKFRIEADAQTKKPKGPP; encoded by the coding sequence GTGAACATCGAATTATTTCACTTTCTCCGTCCCATGTGGCTGTTGCTGATGCCGGCTGCCATCATCATCGTCTGGATCTGGCGCAAGCAGGCTGATCCCCGAGCGCAGTGGCGCGACATCATCGAACCACAACTTCTCGAGCATCTCCTCGTGGGGCAGAAAACGGGTGTGAGATTCAAGCCCATCCATTGGGCTGCCGCTGTCATAATGCTCGGAGGCATCGCAGCGGCAGGGCCGACGTGGGAGAAGGAACCTCCGCCGTTTGTTGAAGATCATGCACTCATGGTCGTCGCGCTCGATCTCTCGCGAACCATGGATGCCGTCGATGTGCCGCCAACGAGGCTTGAGCGTGCGAAACAAAAAGTGCGTGATCTTGCTGCATTACGATCCGGCTCTCGTACAGGTCTGGTGGTCTACGCAGGCACCGCCCATTTGGTCCTGCCTCCCACCGAAGACCCCGAACTGCTCGATCTGTTTCTTGGCGCACTCGATACGGGGCTCATGCCGGTTTCCGGCAGGCACCCTGCCGAGGCACTGGCGCTGGCCGATCATGTGCTGGCCGTCGAATCGGCTCCCGGTACGATCCTCTTCATCACCGATGGATTGGAAGAGACGGAGATCCCCGCGTTTATCGCGCATAGCCAGCAGTCTTCGCATCAGGTGATCGCACTCGTGGCGGGCACATCACAGGGGGGACCGATTCGAGGTGCTCGAGGACGATTCGTAACCGATGCCCATGGGAAACCGCTCCATGCCGGGCTTGATCGTGAAGTGTTTTCGCGACTGAGCTCCGCAGCGGGGGTGCCCGTCGCTAGTCTGACGATCGACAAAACCGATGTGGAATGGGTGCAGCAACGAGCGTTGCATCACTTGCAGGTCATGGAAGAAAAGAACGCGGATGTCCGATGGCGCGAGTTCGGATATTTTGGAACATTTCCCCTTTTGCTGCTCGCAGGTTTCTGGTTCCGGCGCGGCTGGACTGTGCGATGGACGCCAGGATTGGTGCTGCCCCTCATAGTGGCCACGGCACTGTGTTTGCCTGAACCAGCCGGAGCGAATTTCCGTTTTATCGATCTCTTTCTGACGCCGGATCAGCAGGGCCGTTGGTATTTCGAGCACGGTGACTATGTGACCTCCGCCCAACGGTACCAGGATCCGCTGTGGAAAGGGCTTGCGTACTATCGAGCCGGGGACTCCGCCTCGGCGCTCGCGCAATTTGCGGGCCTGGACAGCGCCGAGGCCTTCTTTCTCATGGGCAACTGCTATGCGCGAAGGCGGGACTATCCGGCTGCCGTAGGAGCGTATGACAACGCGCTGAAGCGGCGGGAGGTCTTTCCGGAGGCGACTGAGAATAGAAGATTGGTCGCTTCGCTCATTCCCAGGAAACCCAAACCCCCTGAAGAAGGCGAAGCCGATCCGAATCTGGATCCCGATGACATCAAGTTCGATGAAAAGGGTAAGCGCGGGAAGCCGGGAAAGATTCCGCAATTCAAGATTCAACCGGATCAAATGGCGAAACTGTGGATGCGGAATCTTCACGTTTCACCCGCGGCCTTCTTGCGTGAAAAGTTTCGCATCGAAGCCGACGCACAAACGAAAAAGCCGAAAGGTCCTCCATGA